The following coding sequences are from one Humulus lupulus chromosome X, drHumLupu1.1, whole genome shotgun sequence window:
- the LOC133804902 gene encoding dehydrin COR47-like, which produces MAEENKSHDYEGSSVETKDRGLFDFLKKDDHHEEKKPDHHHHHDEALSSEFSEKVKVSEHEPVKYSEHEPVKSSHEPVNYFNAEETVNEEEKMKPNPEKLHRSHSSSSSSSDEEECEGEEKKKKKKEKKGLKETLKEKFSGEDKKEEEQHHHVDTSVPIEHEGQVHHTTHEAHGYTTTETVVSPGNPEEKKGFLEKIKDKLPGQHKKEDVVATSPAPPPGVVHHDQPYSSHETTTTATHHEGEAKEKKGILEKIKEKLPGYHPKTETEEKEKEKEKEKESGSHY; this is translated from the exons ATGGCCGAAGAGAACAAGAGCCACGATTACGAGGGTTCATCGGTGGAGACCAAAGATCGGGGACTCTTTGATTTTTTGAAGAAAGATGATCATCACGAGGAGAAGAAGcctgatcatcatcatcatcacgaTGAAGCTCTAAGCTCAGAGTTTAGTGAGAAGGTTAAAGTGTCTGAACACGAACCGGTTAAGTATTCTGAGCACGAACCAGTTAAGTCTTCGCATGAACCAGTTAACTATTTCAACGCCGAGGAAACTGTTAATGAAGAAGAGAAGATGAAGCCAAATCCAGAAAAGCTCCACCGTTCTCACAGTAGCTCTAGCTCT TCTAGCGATGAGGAAGAATGTgaaggagaagagaagaagaaaaagaaaaaggaaaagaagggacTTAAGGAGACACTCAAGGAAAAATTCTCAGGAGAAGATAAGAAAGAGGAAGAGCAGCACCATCATGTGGACACATCTGTGCCGATTGAGCACGAAGGTCAAGTTCATCACACAACGCACGAAGCTCATGGCTACACAACAACAGAGACTGTGGTGAGCCCTGGAAACCCAGAAGAAAAGAAGGGTTTTCTTGAGAAGATCAAGGACAAGCTGCCTGGTCAGCACAAGAAGGAAGATGTTGTGGCGACTTCACCGGCACCACCTCCGGGTGTGGTTCACCATGATCAGCCATACTCATCGCATGAGACCACCACTACTGCTACTCATCATGAAGGTGAGGCTAAGGAGAAGAAGGGTATTTTGGAGAAGATCAAGGAAAAGCTTCCTGGGTACCATCCCAAGACTGAGACTGAAGAAAAGGaaaaggagaaagagaaagagaaggaaagtGGTTCAcattattaa